Part of the Prionailurus bengalensis isolate Pbe53 chromosome B3, Fcat_Pben_1.1_paternal_pri, whole genome shotgun sequence genome is shown below.
CTTTGTTTCAGTGTCTGTGTGTGGACTGGGTTGTGATGGGAACTGTATTTCTTCCTGCCTATTGCAGTTTCTAAAAACTGAAATACACGGACTTAGAGAACCGAAAACCTCTCTGTCACTTCTGTCTGTAGTTGATACTGAACTGCTAAGAGGTGACGTAGGAAATCTTAATCAGAATTGGAAATCTGACACCAACCCAATATGCCCGGACATCTCTGGGAGCTGATCCCAGTAGAAAGTCTGGGAGGGCTACTGGATGTGTTGAGTGTCTGGGATGACTGTGCTTAGGACACTCTGTCGCACCTTAGGAACAGCTGTTTCTCCCCATGCTCATAGGCAGCAGAAATCTTTCTGGACAACACCATATATATTCCTTGTATACTTTGACTCCTTTTAAAGGGAGGTTACCTCCTGACATCATTTCTCAGATCAGAGGTGATTTGAAGATGTTCATGTTCACCTAACTTCTTCAGAGACAGCCACTGAGCACCCCAAAAGAATGCAGATAATAAGGTATAAAATAGCCAGTAGATGCCTGGAGGTCAAGTGGCCCAATCTATGCCGAGGCTCCACTGCATCTACTGGTGTTGAATGAACATGGCCCCTGCCCCCACGCTCCCCCAGCCACGCTCTCAACCTGGAGCTCCTGCCCCCAAACCCAGCCAGGGCCGGGCCATCATCCATGCACGTGGCTTAGCCCAGTGCATCCTGACAAGATGTTACCCTGCAGCTCCAACAGACCTGGTCATGTTCCCTAAAAACTATCTCTGCCCGACGTCCCTTTTATTTCTTGACTCCTTCTTCTGCCCGATAGCACCTCTTCTCTGGCTCCAAGTCCGACCCATTCTGACTCCTAGAGGCTCCTGCCACTGTCCTCTCCCTTCCACTCCCTATGGCTACTTCTGGAGAGCAGGACCCCAAGGACTCCCCGGGATGAGGTCAGCGTGCACCGCCCTCCCCGATCATATTCTCTGTACTCACTCCAGCTCTGTGCACAACACCCTTCTGCTCAAACACATACGGTGGCTCCGTCTGCCTGCCAAATCACATATGGCCTTTGGCTGGCATTCAAGTCCTGGACAGGCTGGCCCCAGAGCACTGTTCTGGCCTAATCTCCCACCTCCTCACTTGGCAGCAACCTGGTACACCTTCCGAACTGGGCTCCTGTCCTAGATACccacatagatacatacatagagaTACAGGTATCTGAACTTCAGTATCTGACTAGGGTGCTTCTCGTCTTCAGTGTGCTCACTgggcgggggtcggggggggtggggtggggggtgggcatccTTGGAAGCCAGCAACTTTGTCTTACGCTCATTTTGGTCCCTACTcctggggcctggcacacagtggatgTTGGATTCGGGCCGGATGAACTCAGACCTTTGGGCCATCTGATCAGTGCAGCCCAGAGATGATGTCAAagcggtggggggagggtgaagaggagaagggacaggTGGGCAGGGAGGCACGCGCTCAGGTCACCTCACAGGCTGGCTGGGGTGGTGCGCCTTGCTGTGCTGGCTCAACATCACTTGGGACTGGTCCTGCAAGGCCTCCACGTGCTCAGGATCCTTCAGGCCTCGAGTTTCTGGAGAGAAACAAGCATCGGCAGTGAGCTCCTCTCCCAGCCTGCCCTCCGGTCCCTCCGCCCCCACAGTCAACCAGGGCCCTTAGGAGGGATGAGCCGGGCTgtgcctctctcctcctgcccccccagGGAAGAAGCCTCCGCCCACCTGGGACTATGTGGGGCCATGGAAGCAGAGCGAGAGGCAGAAGGAAATCACTGGCATTGTCGTTCTTTGACCCCAACGGCCTTTCTTTAAGGCCTGGGCAAAGACTGGGCTACCTGGTTTGAAGAGGACCAGGGCCTTCATGCAGGCGAACTCCGTGGGGTCCACCGCCAGTGCTCGGAAGCGTGAGATGGTTTCTTGCAGCACGCGACTCTCCGCGCTGGCCAGTGCCAAGCGGCCCTGGGAGCTGCCGGCAGCGGAGGCCTCAGGTGCGGCCAGCAGCGGGCAGCTGTCCAGAGGCAGGGACCACTGTATGGCTCCGAGGAGGAAGAGTTCACTCCATGCCTCTTCCAGCAGGATCACCTGTGCTCAAGAAGCAGCGTGATGACTGAGAAATGACCTGTCCGGCTCAGCCTGCAACCTCCGCCACCTTCTCTGGGGCCCTAGGAAAGGAAGGGCTGGTCCCGAATGCCCAGACCTTCTCCTGACCTCTGCCCGACACTGGCCAGGGGCCCAGAGTTCTAGGATTTGGTATGATCTGGCCCAGCTGTGTAGGCTCCAAGACACTATAGCCTCCACCCAGAGGCTCAGCTGGAACATTTGGGAAGTTCCGAGAGCCGAGGGAAGTTGGGCCGCCTCGGGGGCACACCCCACGAGCATCCCAAGTTGAGTGCGTTCAGCAGGCTCTGCCTGACTTCTGAGCCGCTCCTTGCAAACCGCCGGCCAAGGACTCAGACCCTCAGTGTGCCTCCCTTCCTGGGTTTATCGTGACACCTCCGCTTGCCCTTGAGACGCTCAGAGGGAAGTCCTACAGGTGAAGAGGTTAGGTGGAAACTGGAGCTTTGAGGTCAGAGGCACTCGTGCTCCCAGGGAGCCCAGAGTCACCTGCTCACGCTGCTGACGGGAGGGCAGACTGCCCTGTCACACAGAGGGACTGTAGGACCTGAGGGTGTGTCTAGGGGGAGAGAGGACCCAGGGGGCCATAGGCATTGCCTTCAAATCCCTGGTCTCTGCGTCACCTCCTAGCTGCACGTCCCACCATCATCTCTGCCCAGAGATGTGAGCGCCCCCAACGGTCACGTCCCTGAGACGCGTATCCCTGACCAACACGGACCCAGAGACATGTGCCCCCACACCGTCACCACCATCCCCAGGTTTcaggccccccgcccccaaccatcGCCTGCACGACAGTGTATGTGCCCCCAACCCGGCTGACCCAAGTGCATCCCCTGACACGTGTACCTGATCCCGGAAGGGCAGGTTGGAGAACACGGGCAGGTTCTTGGCCCACTTGACGGCCATAAAGAGAAGGCGAGCCGATGTCTCATGGATGCTGTCCAGGCCACACGGGGATGAGGAGGAGTATGGGGATGAGGGAAACTCGGGATCATTGCTGGTGACATCAATATTCTCATCGGCTGTTGGAGGAGGAGGCTGCTctgtggcaggggcagggggcgctCAGGGCCACAGGGGTGAGGCTAAAGCCTGCTGCGGCAGCACCCAGCAGCCAGCACCCAGCCGTCCCCCCACTTACCGTCCTCTGGCTCCAGTTTAGCACACGTTTCGGCCGTTATAAGGCTGGCCATGAAGTGGTGGTGACCTGGAGGTGTGAGGGCCCCGGGCCCCAGGGCTCTGGCTGCAGAAACAGGCGTGGGGCCCCGTGGATTGGGCCCTGCCGGGGCCAGGGGGGCCCCCAGGGGCTCCAGCCGGCGCTCCGGATCTGACTCCATGCTGGCCAGCCGGACCTGGGCTGTGCTTCGCGGCTGGCGTTCATTCTGCAcagctggggaggcaggaagggtcAGGACCCCCCATCAGTCCTGTGCCCCCGTCTCTTCTGCCATATAGCTCTCCGGGCCGGCTCCCCGACTCACCGTCCTGGTTCATGCCCTCCTGCAAGCACTTCTTCAGCCGGCAGGCCTGGCACTGGTTCCGGTGGGCCTTGTCCACCTGGcacatccctgcccccacctggcaCCTGCAGGAGGAGGCGAGCCCCAGGGTGTCAGTGCCCCACCCAGGCCCTGGACTTGGCTTTGGGACACGTTTCCCCCAGTCCCTTCATCCCTGGACATCCTCCACCCCTtcccgggcccccccccccccccgcagggctCACCCCGGTGGGggtcctgccccgcccccctcaccgGTAGATGAGCCTCCGCCTCACGCTTCTCTTGAAGAAGCCACTGCAGCCGTTGCAGGCGTAGATGCCATAGTGCTTCCCGCTGCTGCTGTCACCACACACGCGACACTGGAGCGAGGGGCCCACGcctgaggggcaggggcagggctgggtcacacccctccctcccaccttctctgGGAGCCCTCCCCGCCTCCTTCCCTTTCCGGTCCCCACCCACATTTAAACACACTAGTACTCTCTCCTCCTTTACCtacacacccccccacccccccagccagcTTCTGCCCTCCCACCGCCTCCTCTGGGGGCCAGTTGGCTCCAAGAGCACGCTCTCTCCCTTCACTGCCCTGGCTCCCATCCCTTCTCTGCAGGTGACTTCAGGCTCTGGCATCCCACAGAAACGTTCCTGACCACATCCCTGGGAGCTCGACTGCCACACCCCAAGGCtgcttctccctcttttcccatTAGTTCAGCTGTCCCATCCCGACTctgctgcctcccacccccctcttTCTAGGATTCTGGGTTTGCTGGCCTGTCCCCTCACTCTTGCCCACAGACCTTGGGGCTTTTTTTCGTGGTCTCTGCAAATCTCAGGTCCTCCACACTCCACTCCCCCAAGGGCCCAGATGCTGCCTCCAGGAAAGCCATACCTGCCGGCTCCTCTCCCAGGCCCCATGTGCCTGGAGACTCCTTCCGGGAAGCAGCCGCAGTGGCTGGCACAGCTGCAGCCATGTTGGCGCTCATCCGCAGGCAGTGGGCCTGGTGCTAGCAGGTCCCCCGCTTCCTGCCTGAGGGAGGCCTCCTGAGGGGGCGCAGCCGTGCTCCCCCTCTTtccacctctgtccctctcttggtGCCCCCGTCTCTCTTCTATTTcgacttctctgtctccctggccCTGgtggtctccctctgtctttgtctccctcccgagtctttcctctctgttctgtctgtctgtctgaacTCAGGAGCTGCCCCAACTTCCCCTCACAGCAGCGGCTCTGGATCTAGGAGATTTCTCCCAGGGCAGCACTGGACGCAGCTTATGATCCTCTTAATCTTTACTGTCTCCACAGGGGATCAACCAGCCACACCTGCAGCGTCACCAAGGTGCCCGCTGAGCCGGTCGATCTTGCTGCCCCCACACCAGCCCCCAGGCTGCCCAGGGTCCCCTGGTCCCTTCCCCTCTGTGCCCTCAACCTGCTCGCAGTTCAATGCCAAATCTTGAAGGGAAGTGTGGACTCCAGGTCCCCTAGGACTTTAAACCTCTTGGAGCTGCTTGGCATGTGTCTGGGAGCAAGTGTGTGTCTGGGAggtgtgtgtgcgtctgtgtgtgtggcGCTCACTGTGGCTCCAGCCTTCCACCCTCATGATTCCCACCCAAGCCCTCGATAAGGGACTGTTACGGCCCAGAATTTGAGGGTCTCGGGCCCCCTAGAAGGGGGCTCTCCACACGTCCAGCACAGAGGTGGCTCCCGTCACGCATGGGAATGGCTCTAATGTAGGGTCTGAGGCTGGCCTAGAGGCAGGGAGGCCTGAGGCCCAAGGTGGAGAGTCTCTTTCAGGTCTGTGAGGAGCAGAAGAGGAGCCGTAAACATTTTCCTCACCCTCCCGGGGAGCAGGGCCTGCAGGTTGGGAGGTGTGAGGACAGAGCTCCTGAGCCTGGCAATGGCGTCTCGGGTGGCCTCTCCTCCTTTCCGACTTGGCCTCACGGTCCTAGGCAGGCTGGCCTCCCTGCTGTCCCCAGATCCAGGCTTCCCAGCTCGAGCCCAGTGTGGTTCTGAGGTGAGGAGATGGAAGGAGGGGTCTGCGCCTCTGTGAACCAAGCCTGGGGTTCAGAAGGAGCGTGGAGAGAGCCCAGACAGAGCCAGATGTAACCCCTGCTCCCGCCCAGGCCAGCCATACGTCCCTGAGCGAGTGATCTAGGCTTTCTGAGCTTCAGATTCCTCGTCTGTGAAAACAGGTGACAAAACTACCTGTCTTGCAGTGTAGTGGGGAAACCAAGAGAATAAGAGCATAGTAAATGATGGGGGCTGTTATTATTATGATTTCTCTGAGGAGATCACAGAGCAATCCCCAGGAAATAGCCtttcctgtcccctgtccccacgtccattcttgcctccttcctgGGATAGAGCagagagccctgcattggtctggAGGGGACCACCCATCCTCAGCAGACCTGCTCACCTCTGGGGCTTAGAGCCCAAGGGGAAGGGGGACAGTGAGAAGTTTCTGGAAGGATCATGGAGTGaaggggatgggggcgggggggcggggccctTATGTATGTGGGGTTAACCCTCACTGTGACAGAGAAGCACTACTGGGGATTTGGGAAGTCAGCTCGAGGGGCTTTGCAGGGTAATCCGCTTTCCCAGGCCTCAGAAGATCGAGGCCACCAGGCCGAGGCCCCACACCTGACCTCCTCTGCCTCTGTGCTCACCTGCACCCCTTCCTGGCAGGCAGCCCTCAGGGCCCTCTACTGCACAGTCCGCAGCTCCACCTAACCTCCAAAGCCACGGGCATCTCCCTTGAACTTGACTGACCGGTCTCTCCTTTGGAAAGCTTGTCTCTCCCACTCCGGAGCATGTCTTTACCATCGCCCTCCGCACCCTGAATGGTCATCACTCAGGGCGCCCCAAAGCACGCCCCAGCCGACCTTTTCACCCTGTCCTTGGGTGATGATCTCGCATGCCTGTGCAGCTTCCACGACCCCGTCACACCTGCCTGGATCTGGGCCTTCCACCCACAGACCCACTCAGGTGGGTCTGTTCAGGTGTGGAGACCGACTCCACACGCCCCAATGGGCTCATACCCGGCTCGTCCACAGAGACGGTCACCGAAGGCCCTGGATTGAGGGCCTGCCCTGATCAGGCATGCGCAGGGAGGAAAGCACCCTAGGCTGAAGCTGAGGACCTTTGACCCTGGAGGTCGGGGCCAAGGAAGAGCCCCTGGGAAAATCAGGACAGCGTGGGGCGTGGgggccagggaaggggaggaTTCGAGGGTGGAGCCATCCATCCACCAGGCCAAGTGTCCTGTGATGTTTTTGCACCGGCGCTAGTGAGAAGGAGACAGCGAGCAAGAAGAGTGCTTGCACAAATGCTTGCAATATCCTATCCAACGCTCACAGCAACCTTCAACccagaggtgaggaaactgagtctcagagaggttaagcaaacTGCTTCAGGCCACACAGCTGCAGAATGGGAGAGGAGcctggggaaggagacagggctCTCAAACCGGTGTCAGGTCCCCACACTCTTGCTTTCCACCATGG
Proteins encoded:
- the NR2E3 gene encoding photoreceptor-specific nuclear receptor isoform X3 yields the protein MSANMAAAVPATAAASRKESPGTWGLGEEPAGVGPSLQCRVCGDSSSGKHYGIYACNGCSGFFKRSVRRRLIYRCQVGAGMCQVDKAHRNQCQACRLKKCLQEGMNQDAVQNERQPRSTAQVRLASMESDPERRLEPLGAPLAPAGPNPRGPTPVSAARALGPGALTPPGHHHFMASLITAETCAKLEPEDADENIDVTSNDPEFPSSPYSSSSPCGLDSIHETSARLLFMAVKWAKNLPVFSNLPFRDQVILLEEAWSELFLLGAIQWSLPLDSCPLLAAPEASAAGSSQGRLALASAESRVLQETISRFRALAVDPTEFACMKALVLFKPETRGLKDPEHVEALQDQSQVMLSQHSKAHHPSQPVRFGKLLLLLPSLRFITSERVELLFFRKTIGNTPMEKLLCDMFKN
- the NR2E3 gene encoding photoreceptor-specific nuclear receptor isoform X1, with amino-acid sequence MSANMAAAVPATAAASRKESPGTWGLGEEPAGVGPSLQCRVCGDSSSGKHYGIYACNGCSGFFKRSVRRRLIYRCQVGAGMCQVDKAHRNQCQACRLKKCLQEGMNQDAVQNERQPRSTAQVRLASMESDPERRLEPLGAPLAPAGPNPRGPTPVSAARALGPGALTPPGHHHFMASLITAETCAKLEPEDAPPAPATEQPPPPTADENIDVTSNDPEFPSSPYSSSSPCGLDSIHETSARLLFMAVKWAKNLPVFSNLPFRDQVILLEEAWSELFLLGAIQWSLPLDSCPLLAAPEASAAGSSQGRLALASAESRVLQETISRFRALAVDPTEFACMKALVLFKPETRGLKDPEHVEALQDQSQVMLSQHSKAHHPSQPVRFGKLLLLLPSLRFITSERVELLFFRKTIGNTPMEKLLCDMFKN
- the NR2E3 gene encoding photoreceptor-specific nuclear receptor isoform X2; the protein is MSANMAAAVPATAAASRKESPGTWGLGEEPAGVGPSLQCRVCGDSSSGKHYGIYACNGCSGFFKRSVRRRLIYRCQVGAGMCQVDKAHRNQCQACRLKKCLQEGMNQDAVQNERQPRSTAQVRLASMESDPERRLEPLGAPLAPAGPNPRGPTPVSAARALGPGALTPPGHHHFMASLITAETCAKLEPEDEQPPPPTADENIDVTSNDPEFPSSPYSSSSPCGLDSIHETSARLLFMAVKWAKNLPVFSNLPFRDQVILLEEAWSELFLLGAIQWSLPLDSCPLLAAPEASAAGSSQGRLALASAESRVLQETISRFRALAVDPTEFACMKALVLFKPETRGLKDPEHVEALQDQSQVMLSQHSKAHHPSQPVRFGKLLLLLPSLRFITSERVELLFFRKTIGNTPMEKLLCDMFKN